A region of Mycobacteriales bacterium DNA encodes the following proteins:
- a CDS encoding chemotaxis protein CheW: MSHVVVRLGGGRFALPMHAVAEVGRTPGVTRVPGTPSWVSGVTNWRGRILGVLDLRHLLGLAADGSGEGRLVVLHRGGAAVGLVAERVDGVIEVDTGALEPVLLTLPAEAGALLEGQLTDEHGPVGVVDAGAVFALRHRVGVARRAG, translated from the coding sequence GTGAGCCACGTCGTCGTCCGGCTGGGCGGGGGGCGCTTCGCGCTGCCCATGCACGCCGTCGCCGAGGTCGGCCGCACCCCCGGCGTCACCCGGGTCCCGGGCACCCCCTCCTGGGTGAGCGGCGTCACGAACTGGCGCGGCCGCATCCTCGGCGTCCTCGACCTGCGCCACCTCCTCGGCCTCGCCGCGGACGGCAGCGGCGAGGGGCGCTTGGTGGTGCTGCACCGCGGCGGCGCGGCCGTCGGGCTGGTGGCCGAACGCGTCGACGGCGTGATCGAGGTGGACACCGGGGCGCTGGAGCCGGTGCTGCTGACGTTGCCGGCGGAGGCGGGGGCGCTGCTCGAAGGGCAGCTCACGGACGAGCACGGACCGGTCGGCGTCGTCGACGCCGGTGCGGTCTTCGCGTTGCGGCACCGCGTCGGTGTCGCGCGGCGAGCGGGATAG
- a CDS encoding hybrid sensor histidine kinase/response regulator translates to MKDWGNDPELVATFRAEVEERLASLSSGLLSLESHPRARDQVAALFRDAHTVKGSAKMLGLDHVVGVAHVMEDLLGDLRDGRLKVRRDLIDLLLTSADAVGRAMPGAPAPLDEAALAPVVEALNAARNGADPVAVPVLAKDEPEPEEADDGEVVAPRAHDASDSVRIAAHKVYDLIDVVGEAALGARRVDQVSNVLLDLMVEHGRWTKSLRLAAGNAALPEQVTLALHRLLAIGDQAQAAGAQLRELVEAQLNRVSLVRDGAMGLAMVPLRRVVAAFPLLVREVAAASGKDVALEIEGDDVELDKQVLDGVADALKHLVINAVDHGCEPPADRVAAGKPATATVRVTARTAGGHVVIEVSEDGRGIDEDAVRAKAAERGLLPADSTLTGSALLALLFTPEFSTAATVTETSGRGVGLDVVKTSVDELGGSIDIRSEPGRGTTFALTLPVTLGVMRCLIARLGAERFAIPVTSVVESIGLADAGVTDLAGAPVVMRHGQSLPLLDLGDALGVPGEREPRAALIVRHGDRQLAWSVDRLEGETELVVKDLGSFIRRVPGVSGATIAGDGNVVCLLDLRDIADRAIGLGGGPVARPVAAKKPADDGRPKPRVLVVEDSLGVRELERVILEGAGYQVECAVDGLDGASRLRDGQPVDVVISDVEMPGMTGFELTKTIRRTKGWEHVPVVIMTSLGNEDDRRMGLEAGASAYLLKGEFDQAQLVETVRRLVGR, encoded by the coding sequence GTGAAGGACTGGGGCAACGACCCCGAGCTGGTCGCGACGTTCCGCGCGGAGGTCGAGGAACGCCTCGCCTCGCTGTCGTCCGGGCTGCTCAGCCTGGAGTCGCACCCGCGGGCGCGCGACCAGGTGGCGGCGCTGTTCCGCGACGCGCACACGGTCAAGGGCTCGGCGAAGATGCTCGGGCTGGACCACGTCGTCGGCGTCGCGCACGTCATGGAGGACCTGCTCGGCGACCTGCGCGACGGCCGGCTGAAGGTCCGCCGCGACCTCATCGACCTGCTGCTGACGTCCGCCGACGCGGTCGGCCGCGCGATGCCGGGCGCGCCCGCGCCGCTGGACGAGGCGGCGCTGGCGCCGGTGGTCGAGGCGCTCAACGCCGCCCGCAACGGCGCCGACCCGGTCGCCGTGCCGGTGCTCGCGAAGGACGAGCCGGAGCCCGAGGAGGCGGACGACGGCGAGGTCGTCGCGCCGCGCGCGCACGACGCGTCGGACTCGGTGCGCATCGCCGCGCACAAGGTGTACGACCTGATCGACGTCGTCGGCGAGGCCGCGCTCGGCGCCCGCCGGGTCGACCAGGTGTCGAACGTGCTGCTCGACCTGATGGTCGAGCACGGCCGCTGGACCAAGTCGTTGCGGCTCGCCGCCGGCAACGCCGCGCTGCCCGAGCAGGTCACGCTCGCGCTGCACCGGCTGCTCGCCATCGGCGACCAGGCGCAGGCGGCGGGCGCGCAGCTCCGCGAGCTGGTCGAGGCGCAGCTCAACCGCGTCTCGCTCGTCCGCGACGGCGCGATGGGCCTGGCGATGGTGCCGCTGCGCCGGGTGGTGGCGGCGTTCCCGCTGCTGGTCCGCGAGGTCGCGGCGGCGAGCGGCAAGGACGTCGCGCTGGAGATCGAGGGCGACGACGTCGAGCTGGACAAGCAGGTGCTCGACGGCGTCGCGGACGCGTTGAAGCACCTCGTCATCAATGCCGTGGACCACGGCTGCGAGCCGCCCGCCGACCGCGTCGCCGCCGGCAAGCCGGCCACCGCCACGGTCCGCGTCACCGCGCGCACCGCCGGCGGGCACGTCGTCATCGAGGTGTCCGAGGACGGCCGCGGCATCGACGAGGACGCGGTGCGCGCGAAGGCCGCCGAACGCGGCCTGCTCCCGGCGGACTCGACGCTGACGGGCAGCGCGTTGCTGGCGCTGCTGTTCACGCCGGAGTTCTCGACGGCGGCGACGGTGACCGAGACGTCGGGCCGCGGCGTCGGCCTGGACGTCGTGAAGACCAGCGTGGACGAGCTCGGCGGGTCCATCGACATCCGCAGCGAGCCGGGGCGCGGGACGACGTTCGCGCTGACGCTGCCGGTGACCCTCGGCGTGATGCGCTGCCTGATCGCGCGGCTCGGCGCGGAACGGTTCGCGATCCCGGTGACGTCGGTCGTGGAGTCGATCGGCCTCGCCGACGCGGGCGTCACCGACCTGGCCGGCGCGCCGGTCGTCATGCGGCACGGCCAGTCGCTGCCGTTGCTGGACCTCGGCGACGCGCTCGGCGTGCCGGGGGAGCGGGAGCCGCGCGCGGCGCTGATCGTCCGCCACGGCGACCGGCAGCTCGCCTGGTCGGTCGACCGGCTGGAGGGCGAGACGGAGCTGGTCGTGAAGGACCTCGGGTCGTTCATCCGGCGCGTCCCCGGCGTGTCCGGCGCAACCATCGCCGGCGACGGCAACGTCGTCTGCCTGCTCGACCTGCGCGACATCGCCGACCGGGCGATCGGCCTCGGCGGCGGCCCGGTCGCGCGCCCGGTCGCGGCGAAGAAGCCCGCCGACGACGGCCGCCCCAAGCCGCGGGTGCTCGTGGTCGAGGACTCGCTCGGCGTCCGCGAGCTGGAACGCGTCATCCTCGAGGGCGCCGGCTACCAGGTGGAGTGCGCGGTCGACGGGCTCGACGGCGCGTCGCGGCTGCGCGACGGGCAGCCGGTCGACGTCGTCATCAGCGACGTGGAGATGCCGGGCATGACCGGCTTCGAGCTGACGAAGACGATCCGGCGCACCAAGGGCTGGGAGCACGTCCCGGTCGTCATCATGACCTCGCTCGGCAACGAGGACGACCGCCGGATGGGCCTGGAGGCGGGCGCCAGCGCGTACCTGCTCAAGGGGGAGTTCGACCAGGCGCAGCTCGTGGAGACGGTGCGCCGCCTCGTCGGTAGATAG
- the cysS gene encoding cysteine--tRNA ligase — protein MRLYDTMARAVVPIEPATPGLLRLYACGPTVYRYAHVGNMRTFLLSDLIRRVAELHHVRVRVVQNITDVGHMTDDTNDSGDDKVLAQARREGKTAAEIAAFYTEAFHRDLAALNIHRAADEPKASEWIRPMVELVQRLIDRGHAYATPDGSVFFDAASWAPYGAISGNRLDQLVAGHRSEGEVHPHKRFHADWALWKGAGPNRAQVWETPWGTGFPGWHLECSAMSLALLGETIDVHTGGIDLRFPHHEDERAQSEAAVGHEVVRHWVHGEHLLFEGRKMAKSTGNVVLVPDVEARGHDPLALRLSFLGSRYRTQINLTWDEIAAADKTLARWRSRVREWAESPSKPMCAEYVERFRDALADDLDTPAALQVVREAERDPEMPDGSKFELFAWFDNVLGLDLARDVGKAAPSLPEGARALLDARAAARAGKDFAASDRLRDELAALGVAVRDTANGQEWSPA, from the coding sequence ATGCGGCTCTACGACACGATGGCGCGCGCGGTCGTCCCGATCGAGCCCGCGACGCCCGGCCTGCTGCGGCTCTACGCCTGCGGCCCGACGGTCTACCGGTACGCCCACGTCGGGAACATGCGGACGTTCCTGCTGTCCGACCTGATCCGCCGCGTCGCCGAGCTGCACCACGTGCGCGTGCGCGTCGTGCAGAACATCACCGACGTCGGGCACATGACCGACGACACGAACGACTCCGGCGACGACAAGGTGCTCGCCCAGGCGCGCCGCGAGGGGAAGACGGCGGCGGAGATCGCGGCGTTCTACACGGAGGCGTTCCACCGCGACCTGGCGGCGCTGAACATCCACCGCGCGGCCGACGAGCCGAAGGCCAGCGAGTGGATCCGGCCGATGGTCGAGCTGGTGCAACGCCTGATCGACCGGGGCCACGCGTACGCCACGCCGGACGGCAGCGTGTTCTTCGACGCGGCGTCGTGGGCGCCGTACGGCGCCATCTCCGGCAACCGCCTCGACCAGCTCGTCGCGGGCCACCGCAGCGAGGGGGAGGTCCACCCGCACAAGCGGTTCCACGCCGACTGGGCGCTGTGGAAGGGCGCCGGCCCGAACCGCGCGCAGGTGTGGGAGACGCCGTGGGGCACCGGCTTCCCCGGCTGGCACCTGGAGTGCAGCGCCATGTCGCTCGCGCTGCTCGGCGAGACGATCGACGTGCACACCGGCGGTATCGACCTGCGCTTCCCGCACCACGAGGACGAACGCGCCCAGTCCGAGGCGGCGGTCGGGCATGAGGTCGTGCGGCACTGGGTGCACGGCGAGCACCTGCTGTTCGAGGGCCGCAAGATGGCCAAGTCCACCGGCAACGTCGTGCTGGTCCCGGACGTCGAGGCACGCGGCCACGACCCGCTCGCGCTGCGGCTGTCGTTCCTGGGCAGCCGGTACCGCACGCAGATCAACCTGACCTGGGACGAGATCGCGGCGGCGGACAAGACGCTGGCGCGCTGGCGGTCGCGGGTCCGCGAGTGGGCGGAGTCGCCGTCGAAGCCGATGTGCGCGGAGTACGTCGAACGCTTCCGCGACGCCCTGGCGGACGACCTGGACACGCCGGCGGCGTTGCAGGTGGTCCGCGAGGCCGAGCGCGACCCGGAGATGCCGGACGGCAGCAAGTTCGAGCTGTTCGCGTGGTTCGACAACGTCCTCGGGCTGGACCTGGCGCGCGACGTCGGGAAGGCGGCGCCGAGCCTGCCGGAGGGCGCGCGGGCGTTGCTGGACGCGCGGGCCGCGGCCCGGGCCGGGAAGGACTTCGCCGCCTCCGACCGGCTCCGCGACGAGCTCGCCGCGCTCGGCGTCGCCGTCCGCGACACCGCCAACGGTCAGGAGTGGTCGCCGGCCTGA
- the pyk gene encoding pyruvate kinase, with protein sequence MARTKVVATLGPSSRSEETIRAMTEAGVSVFRINCSHGERADHLAEIALVRSVATALGRNVAVLADLQGPKIRVGTVGDGVELAGTCTLRAGCDTTADGTIPVGYGRFAADVRPGARVLLDDGRLELRVRSVAGRDVACEVVRGGLLTSHKGINLPGVAVTAQSPTLKDLQDAAAMVEAGVDYLALSFVRTPEDVNRLRAAVRGLGAAVPIVAKLERPEALDHLDGILEAADAVMVARGDLGVEMGPERVPVLQKTIVSAANAHALPVITATEMLESMVEESRPTRAEASDVANAVFDGTSAVMLSQETAVGHDPTAAVEWMVRICAEAEAAPRFNVPAAVVRGVVTPARAVAHAVVQTVRDLAATCVVVHTHSGASSRLVASYDPGVPVLALSPVEETVRRVALHRGVVAQRVERADDSLALMAQANVEARRAGLARPGDTIVVVAGAPGVVGGTNRLLVHSVTA encoded by the coding sequence GTGGCGCGGACGAAGGTGGTGGCGACGCTCGGCCCGTCGTCGCGTTCGGAGGAGACGATCCGGGCGATGACCGAGGCCGGCGTCTCGGTGTTCCGGATCAACTGCTCGCACGGCGAGCGGGCCGACCACCTCGCCGAGATCGCGCTGGTGCGCTCGGTCGCCACGGCGCTGGGCCGCAACGTCGCGGTGCTCGCCGACCTCCAGGGGCCGAAGATCCGCGTCGGCACGGTCGGCGACGGCGTCGAGCTGGCCGGGACGTGCACGTTGCGCGCGGGCTGCGACACCACCGCCGACGGCACGATCCCCGTGGGGTACGGGCGGTTCGCGGCGGACGTCCGCCCCGGCGCGCGGGTGCTGCTGGACGACGGGCGGCTGGAGCTGCGGGTGCGTTCGGTGGCGGGGCGCGACGTCGCGTGCGAGGTGGTGCGCGGCGGGCTGCTGACCAGCCACAAGGGGATCAACCTGCCGGGCGTCGCGGTCACCGCGCAGAGCCCGACGTTGAAGGACCTCCAGGACGCCGCCGCCATGGTCGAGGCGGGCGTCGACTACCTCGCGCTGTCGTTCGTGCGGACCCCCGAGGACGTGAACCGGCTGCGCGCCGCCGTCCGCGGCCTCGGCGCCGCCGTGCCGATCGTCGCCAAGCTGGAACGCCCCGAGGCCCTCGACCACCTCGACGGCATCCTCGAGGCCGCCGACGCCGTCATGGTCGCGCGCGGCGACCTCGGCGTGGAGATGGGCCCGGAACGCGTCCCGGTCCTGCAGAAGACGATCGTCTCGGCGGCCAACGCGCACGCCCTGCCCGTCATCACCGCGACCGAGATGCTCGAGTCGATGGTCGAGGAGTCGCGGCCGACGCGCGCCGAGGCGTCCGACGTCGCCAACGCCGTGTTCGACGGCACGTCCGCGGTAATGCTGTCGCAGGAGACGGCGGTCGGCCACGACCCGACGGCCGCCGTCGAGTGGATGGTGCGCATCTGCGCGGAGGCCGAGGCGGCGCCGCGGTTCAACGTGCCCGCCGCGGTCGTGCGCGGCGTCGTCACGCCCGCCCGCGCCGTCGCGCACGCGGTGGTGCAGACCGTGCGGGACCTGGCGGCGACCTGTGTCGTCGTGCACACCCATTCCGGCGCGTCGTCGCGGCTGGTGGCGTCGTACGACCCGGGGGTGCCGGTGCTCGCGCTGTCGCCGGTCGAGGAGACCGTGCGGCGGGTGGCGCTGCACCGCGGCGTGGTCGCGCAGCGGGTCGAGCGGGCCGACGACTCGCTCGCGCTGATGGCGCAGGCGAACGTCGAGGCGCGGCGCGCCGGGCTGGCGCGGCCGGGCGACACCATCGTCGTCGTGGCCGGCGCGCCCGGCGTCGTCGGCGGCACCAACCGGCTGCTCGTGCACTCGGTGACGGCATGA
- a CDS encoding methyl-accepting chemotaxis protein, whose protein sequence is MDFSKRLARVAAVATWISLVLSVVASWVIAHVGDGGRVSFGWVLFFGGVGAIDATLLTILPMWEETRPSVRDNIAVWRGGLLILDMVFVTGVTAATGGVGAPFWLLFIPIVLFAAVSLDKYQAMTFGMVAVAGLLLASFLAGTLDADHAGVLVLVCPIFPAVAWFNSNLSNAVWQMRKRAKAERDALQARVQELSEVLDRAARGDLAVELQVAGDEDAAAKPISLLSESFSHTLGNLRQLVGQIRTGGEHIAASAGELLATAEEHAVSATQQSSAVSETTSTIEELAATAAQIADTAEAVARYAAETLRYAEQGREAVGLSVDSMDKIAFRVEQIASRALSLGEKSHEIGRILDVIDDLSDQTNLLALNAAIEAARAGEHGRGFAVVASEVRKLAERSMAATKDIQGIIAEIQAETNSTIIASEEGAKEVKAGTGLARGVVEALERISGMVDETTTAAKEISIATQQQRSASDQVVAAMNQVSDVSRQYAVGSKQAAAAAAQLNVLAAELRASIAQFKVA, encoded by the coding sequence ATGGACTTCTCGAAGCGCCTCGCGCGGGTGGCCGCGGTGGCGACGTGGATCAGCCTCGTGCTGTCCGTCGTCGCGTCGTGGGTGATCGCGCACGTCGGCGACGGCGGGCGGGTGAGCTTCGGCTGGGTGCTGTTCTTCGGCGGCGTCGGCGCGATCGACGCGACGCTGCTGACGATCCTGCCGATGTGGGAGGAGACCCGCCCCAGCGTCCGCGACAACATCGCGGTCTGGCGCGGCGGCCTGCTCATCCTCGACATGGTGTTCGTCACCGGCGTGACGGCCGCGACCGGCGGTGTCGGCGCGCCGTTCTGGCTGTTGTTCATCCCGATCGTGCTGTTCGCCGCGGTGTCGCTCGACAAGTACCAGGCGATGACGTTCGGCATGGTGGCGGTCGCCGGGCTGCTGCTCGCGTCGTTCCTCGCCGGCACGCTCGACGCCGACCACGCGGGCGTGCTCGTGCTGGTCTGCCCGATCTTCCCGGCCGTCGCGTGGTTCAACTCCAACCTCTCCAACGCCGTGTGGCAGATGCGCAAGCGCGCGAAGGCGGAGCGCGACGCGCTCCAGGCGCGGGTGCAGGAGCTGTCCGAGGTGCTCGACCGCGCCGCCCGCGGCGACCTCGCGGTGGAGCTCCAGGTCGCGGGCGACGAGGACGCCGCCGCGAAGCCGATCTCGCTGCTGTCCGAGTCGTTCAGCCACACGCTCGGCAACCTGCGCCAGCTCGTCGGGCAGATCCGCACCGGCGGCGAGCACATCGCCGCGTCGGCGGGCGAGCTGCTCGCGACGGCCGAGGAGCACGCGGTGTCGGCGACGCAGCAGTCGTCCGCGGTGTCGGAGACGACGTCGACCATCGAGGAGCTGGCCGCGACGGCCGCGCAGATCGCCGACACGGCCGAGGCCGTGGCGCGCTACGCCGCCGAGACGCTGCGCTACGCGGAGCAGGGCCGCGAGGCGGTCGGGCTGTCCGTGGACTCGATGGACAAGATCGCGTTCCGGGTCGAGCAGATCGCGTCCCGCGCGCTCTCGCTCGGCGAGAAGAGCCACGAGATCGGCCGCATCCTCGACGTCATCGACGACCTGTCCGACCAGACCAACCTGCTCGCCCTCAACGCCGCCATCGAGGCCGCGCGGGCCGGCGAGCACGGCCGCGGCTTCGCGGTCGTCGCCTCCGAGGTCCGCAAGCTGGCCGAGCGGTCCATGGCCGCCACGAAGGACATCCAGGGGATCATCGCCGAGATCCAGGCCGAGACGAACTCCACGATCATCGCGAGCGAGGAGGGCGCCAAGGAGGTCAAGGCCGGCACCGGCCTGGCCCGCGGCGTCGTCGAGGCGCTGGAACGCATCTCCGGCATGGTGGACGAGACGACGACCGCCGCGAAGGAGATCAGCATCGCGACGCAGCAGCAGCGTTCGGCGTCCGACCAGGTCGTGGCCGCGATGAACCAGGTGTCCGACGTGTCCCGGCAGTACGCGGTCGGGTCGAAGCAGGCCGCCGCCGCGGCCGCGCAGCTCAACGTCCTCGCCGCCGAGCTGCGCGCCTCCATCGCGCAGTTCAAGGTCGCCTAA
- a CDS encoding class I SAM-dependent methyltransferase gives MSRDWYAWYAAYDEPGSALDVRLRIVQRHIAAWLATVDGPARAVSACAGQGRDLLPVLAASPRGASVRARLVELDPANAAVARSLAAGLDAEVVVGDAGVTDAYLGAVPADLVLLCGIFGNVPEADIRRTVAALPMLCAPGATVIWTRHRKAPDLTPAVRSWVVDAGCAEVAFEGVAETSFVGVGVARFTGTPVPLEPGVRLFAFEP, from the coding sequence GTGAGCCGCGACTGGTACGCGTGGTACGCGGCGTACGACGAGCCGGGCTCGGCGCTCGACGTCCGGCTGCGGATCGTGCAGCGCCACATCGCGGCGTGGCTCGCCACGGTCGACGGCCCCGCCCGCGCGGTCAGCGCCTGCGCCGGGCAGGGGCGCGACCTGCTGCCGGTGCTCGCCGCGTCGCCGCGCGGCGCCTCGGTGCGCGCGCGGCTGGTCGAGCTCGACCCGGCCAACGCCGCCGTCGCCCGGTCGCTCGCCGCCGGCCTGGACGCGGAGGTCGTCGTCGGCGACGCCGGCGTCACCGACGCCTACCTCGGCGCCGTCCCGGCCGACCTGGTGCTGCTCTGCGGCATCTTCGGCAACGTCCCGGAGGCCGACATCCGCCGCACGGTGGCGGCGTTGCCGATGCTCTGCGCGCCGGGCGCGACGGTGATCTGGACGCGGCACCGCAAGGCGCCGGACCTCACCCCCGCCGTGCGCTCGTGGGTGGTCGACGCCGGCTGCGCGGAGGTGGCGTTCGAGGGCGTGGCGGAGACGTCGTTCGTCGGCGTCGGCGTGGCCCGCTTCACCGGCACGCCGGTGCCGCTGGAGCCGGGCGTGCGGCTGTTCGCGTTCGAGCCGTAG
- a CDS encoding flavin reductase family protein: MDTGEYRRVVGHFATGVTVVTTHAGGVHHAMTANSFTSVSLDPLLVLVAVERRARFHEAVLAAGSFAVNVLAADQEDLSRWAATRGRDATDVERWAFAPGAATGAAVFEGVLAALECRTHATHPGGDHTLVVGEVVGLSAPRPDAAPLLYFKGVYRALAPGPEDPAGEPLS; this comes from the coding sequence GTGGACACCGGCGAGTACCGGCGCGTCGTCGGGCACTTCGCGACCGGCGTCACCGTCGTCACGACCCACGCCGGCGGCGTCCACCACGCGATGACCGCGAACTCGTTCACCTCCGTCTCGCTCGACCCGTTGCTCGTGCTCGTCGCGGTGGAGCGCCGCGCGCGCTTCCACGAGGCGGTGCTCGCCGCGGGGTCGTTCGCCGTCAACGTGCTCGCCGCCGACCAGGAGGACCTGTCGCGGTGGGCGGCGACGCGCGGGCGGGACGCGACCGACGTGGAGCGGTGGGCGTTCGCGCCGGGCGCGGCGACCGGGGCGGCGGTGTTCGAGGGGGTGCTGGCGGCGCTGGAGTGCCGGACGCACGCCACGCACCCCGGCGGCGACCACACGCTCGTCGTCGGCGAGGTGGTGGGGCTGTCGGCGCCCCGGCCGGACGCGGCGCCGTTGCTCTACTTCAAGGGCGTCTACCGGGCGCTGGCACCCGGGCCGGAGGACCCGGCGGGGGAGCCGTTGTCCTGA
- a CDS encoding MFS transporter, whose product MTPYALLRRHRDYRLVLAAGLASLMGDWVLHIGLSYLVYDLTGSTLASGATLFAGFAPQMLLGSVAGVLVDRWDRRRTMVRCDLLQAVGLLPLLLVGHGRVWIVYAVALWQGCVEQFFTPASKALVPALVPPDDLLAANALSGQNQNVARLVGSSLGGVLAAWGGLVGIALFDAATFVVSASLVALVRVSARPDVAAPAAGRAVRRLVAEWRDGMALIRSSRALRTVLVFALVTSTGEGIMGTLFAPWVRDVVHGDGRAYGAIMAVQAVGGIAGGLVAASWGGRASPRALFGWGAVVFGVLDTVLFAYPVVWPHVAPAFVLMVVLGLPGAVAMAAGMTVVQTLAEDRYRGRVLGALGAVQGVAVVVGIGLASWLGEVVGILPVIVYQGVGYVIGGFVVLVGLGRTSPVASHQSHATSSASGGSASR is encoded by the coding sequence ATGACGCCGTACGCGCTGCTGCGCCGCCACCGCGACTACCGCCTCGTCCTCGCCGCGGGCCTGGCCTCGCTGATGGGCGACTGGGTCCTGCACATCGGCCTGTCGTACCTCGTCTACGACCTCACCGGCTCCACGCTCGCGTCCGGCGCGACACTGTTCGCCGGCTTCGCGCCGCAGATGCTGCTCGGCTCGGTCGCGGGCGTGCTCGTCGACCGGTGGGACCGCCGCCGGACGATGGTCCGTTGCGACCTGCTCCAGGCTGTGGGCCTGCTGCCGCTGCTGCTCGTCGGGCACGGCCGCGTCTGGATCGTCTACGCGGTCGCGCTCTGGCAGGGCTGCGTCGAGCAGTTCTTCACGCCGGCGTCGAAGGCGCTCGTCCCCGCGCTGGTCCCGCCGGACGACCTGCTGGCCGCCAACGCCCTCAGCGGCCAGAACCAGAACGTCGCCCGCCTCGTCGGCTCCTCCCTCGGCGGCGTCCTCGCGGCGTGGGGCGGGCTGGTGGGGATCGCGCTGTTCGACGCGGCGACGTTCGTGGTGTCGGCGTCGCTGGTCGCGCTGGTGCGGGTCTCGGCGCGGCCGGACGTCGCGGCGCCGGCCGCGGGGCGCGCGGTCCGGCGGCTGGTCGCCGAGTGGCGCGACGGGATGGCGCTGATCCGGTCGTCGCGCGCGCTGCGGACGGTGCTCGTCTTCGCGCTGGTGACCAGCACCGGCGAGGGCATCATGGGCACGCTGTTCGCGCCGTGGGTGCGCGACGTCGTGCACGGCGACGGCCGGGCGTACGGCGCGATCATGGCCGTGCAGGCCGTCGGCGGGATCGCGGGCGGGCTGGTCGCCGCGTCGTGGGGCGGCCGGGCGTCGCCGCGGGCGCTGTTCGGCTGGGGCGCGGTGGTGTTCGGCGTCCTCGACACGGTGCTGTTCGCGTACCCGGTCGTGTGGCCGCACGTCGCCCCGGCGTTCGTCCTCATGGTGGTGCTCGGGCTGCCCGGCGCGGTCGCCATGGCGGCCGGCATGACCGTCGTGCAGACGCTCGCGGAGGACCGCTACCGGGGCCGCGTGCTGGGCGCGCTCGGCGCGGTGCAGGGCGTGGCGGTGGTCGTCGGCATCGGCCTCGCGTCGTGGCTCGGCGAGGTCGTCGGCATCCTGCCGGTGATCGTCTACCAGGGCGTCGGCTACGTGATCGGCGGCTTCGTCGTGCTCGTCGGGCTGGGGCGTACCTCACCCGTCGCGAGCCACCAGAGCCACGCCACGTCGTCCGCGTCCGGCGGGAGCGCGTCGAGGTAG
- a CDS encoding response regulator, with the protein MPRIVIADDSPTLRRIVSSVLTSAGYEVVQAEDGVDAVQTVFREQPDAVVMDVQMPRVSGYVATRLLKDDWQTADIPVVLLTSLDAASDRYWGTKTGADGYLTKDFEAPDLTGAVAAVLDQAAAARGGRPPIKADPVELSADDVLSKVCDLLDRKLFETSVAADVTELAATTHGFDDTVRSLLDVVRRFVDFHLAGVLLFEERHAYVGVGHEASRAHFDEFVRRAADSVGSAAGAAYDPTSVQLHVVDPAGLLDDPDEGPMATFLSMPLRGHGGRVVGVLALSSSLPNAFSETSLSTLKLLEGPTAIVIDNARQTMSRTA; encoded by the coding sequence GTGCCCCGAATCGTCATCGCGGACGACAGCCCCACGCTGCGCCGCATCGTCTCCTCGGTCCTCACCTCGGCCGGGTACGAGGTGGTGCAGGCGGAGGACGGCGTCGACGCGGTGCAGACGGTGTTCCGGGAGCAGCCGGACGCCGTCGTCATGGACGTGCAGATGCCGCGCGTGTCCGGCTACGTCGCCACCCGGCTGCTCAAGGACGACTGGCAGACCGCGGACATCCCGGTCGTGCTGCTGACGTCGCTGGACGCCGCGAGCGACCGGTACTGGGGCACCAAGACCGGCGCCGACGGCTACCTCACCAAGGACTTCGAGGCGCCCGACCTGACCGGTGCCGTCGCGGCCGTGCTCGACCAGGCGGCCGCGGCGCGCGGCGGCCGCCCGCCGATCAAGGCCGACCCGGTCGAGCTCTCCGCCGACGACGTGCTGTCGAAGGTCTGCGACCTGCTGGACCGCAAGCTGTTCGAGACCTCGGTCGCCGCCGACGTGACCGAGCTCGCCGCGACGACGCACGGCTTCGACGACACGGTGCGCTCGCTGCTCGACGTGGTGCGGCGGTTCGTGGACTTCCACCTGGCCGGCGTCCTCCTCTTCGAGGAGCGGCACGCCTACGTCGGCGTCGGGCACGAGGCGAGCCGCGCGCACTTCGACGAGTTCGTGCGCCGCGCCGCCGACTCCGTAGGCAGCGCGGCCGGGGCGGCGTACGACCCGACCTCGGTACAGCTCCACGTCGTCGACCCCGCGGGGCTGCTGGACGACCCGGACGAGGGGCCGATGGCGACGTTCCTGTCGATGCCGCTGCGCGGCCACGGCGGCCGCGTCGTCGGCGTCCTGGCGCTGTCGTCGTCGCTGCCGAACGCGTTCTCCGAGACGTCGCTGTCGACGCTGAAGCTGCTCGAGGGCCCGACGGCGATCGTCATCGACAACGCCCGGCAGACGATGTCCCGCACGGCCTAG